In Acidimicrobiia bacterium, one DNA window encodes the following:
- a CDS encoding zinc-binding dehydrogenase — MKAARLEDGALQIMDAPVPEPGAEEALIRISASGVCHSDLHIVRQHLATGRSSGLGHEAIGIVEALGPGAERFAQVGERVILGLGGMGGYWCGACEYCLRGEPRHCADAKQILGTFAEHICVWAKSLVIVQDEIADQEAPLACGGLTAYGAVKKLSKHGVHPGQSVAVIGAAGGLGHYAVQLATLFGYRVVGVDLGAERLDFARSLGAELAFEPDEAVEVVQRELGGVDAALVFSARLAGFHTGLKLLRRGGLFVAVGLPPRSDGNLELNPLEFFMRDPTLIYSAVGTVQDMRELVDLAAAGRVQSHISRVGALTELPAIFEELEAASYLGRAVITDLSR; from the coding sequence ATGAAGGCAGCACGCCTCGAGGACGGTGCGTTGCAGATCATGGATGCCCCCGTGCCCGAGCCGGGCGCGGAGGAAGCGCTCATCCGCATCTCGGCGTCGGGTGTGTGTCACTCCGATCTGCACATCGTCCGCCAACACTTGGCGACCGGTCGCAGCAGTGGCCTCGGTCACGAGGCGATCGGCATCGTCGAGGCGCTCGGCCCGGGCGCCGAACGATTCGCTCAGGTCGGCGAGCGAGTGATCCTCGGACTCGGAGGGATGGGGGGCTATTGGTGCGGCGCGTGTGAGTACTGCCTCCGCGGGGAGCCGCGGCACTGCGCGGACGCGAAACAGATCCTGGGCACGTTCGCCGAGCACATCTGCGTGTGGGCCAAATCGCTCGTGATTGTCCAAGACGAGATCGCCGACCAGGAAGCTCCGCTCGCGTGCGGTGGTCTCACGGCCTACGGCGCCGTGAAGAAGTTGTCGAAGCACGGTGTGCACCCGGGACAGTCAGTGGCCGTCATCGGCGCCGCCGGCGGCCTCGGGCACTACGCGGTCCAGCTCGCGACTCTGTTCGGCTACCGAGTGGTCGGCGTCGATCTCGGCGCCGAGCGCCTCGACTTCGCCCGGTCGCTCGGCGCAGAGCTCGCCTTCGAACCAGACGAGGCCGTCGAGGTCGTGCAACGCGAGCTCGGCGGGGTCGACGCAGCGCTCGTGTTCTCCGCGAGGTTGGCGGGCTTCCACACCGGCTTGAAGCTCCTGCGGCGCGGCGGGCTCTTCGTCGCCGTCGGGCTCCCCCCGCGGAGCGACGGCAACCTCGAGCTGAACCCACTCGAGTTCTTCATGCGCGATCCGACGCTCATCTACTCCGCGGTCGGCACCGTGCAGGACATGCGCGAGCTCGTGGACCTCGCCGCGGCAGGCCGCGTGCAGAGCCACATCTCGCGGGTAGGGGCGTTGACGGAACTCCCCGCAATCTTCGAGGAGCTCGAGGCGGCCAGCTACCTCGGCCGCGCGGTGATCACCGATCTCTCTCGCTGA
- a CDS encoding SRPBCC family protein encodes MVDRTTVVDKTTVIPSPPSVVFAAVNSPETGPLIDPAVREWRPDTEPIGVGTRFTIRGRLGVLPIRGTSETVRWEPPLLAEYRSVVTWPARMTAQHRFEPRADGGTNYTWSITFHEVSIIGRPLVALAARLFARALANQADALTSYLRAMPPSPND; translated from the coding sequence ATGGTGGATCGGACGACGGTCGTCGACAAGACCACGGTGATCCCGAGCCCCCCGAGTGTGGTCTTCGCGGCGGTGAACTCCCCCGAGACGGGACCTCTGATCGACCCCGCCGTGCGGGAGTGGCGCCCCGATACAGAACCGATCGGGGTAGGCACACGCTTCACGATCCGCGGACGTCTTGGCGTGCTGCCCATTCGGGGCACCAGCGAGACCGTGCGATGGGAGCCACCCCTGCTCGCGGAGTATCGGAGCGTGGTGACGTGGCCGGCCCGCATGACGGCCCAGCACCGCTTCGAGCCACGTGCGGATGGCGGAACGAACTACACGTGGTCGATCACGTTTCACGAAGTCAGCATCATCGGCCGGCCACTCGTCGCCCTCGCGGCCCGCTTGTTCGCACGGGCTCTCGCGAACCAGGCAGACGCTCTCACCAGCTACCTCCGCGCCATGCCTCCCTCTCCCAACGACTAG